AATTAATTAATCTCTGCAAACAGTTGATAAAAGATGCAAATAATCTAAGGGAAGGTCTGGATACAGGGGAACAGAATACTGCAAAGCTGTTTGATGAAAATTATTATGAAACAGCTGAAAGAGCTAAGATATCATTTGACAGCCTGTCACAAAAATACAAAGTGTTGGAGGGAAACTACCCTCAGCCCAAGCTGGTTACTTTCTCAAATGTTATGTCAAACATGCGCATAACGGGAATGTTTTTTCCTTTTACATTTGAGGCAAATGTGAATAAAAATGTACCTCCTTACCAGCTGCCGTCTACGATGTTGCATGAGCTGGTACATTTAAGAGGATTTATGAGGGAGGATGAAGCTAATTTTATTTCTTATCTTGCCTGCATGAGTTCAGGCTATGATGATTTTGCATACAGCGGAACAATGCTTGCCTTGTCATACAGCATGAATGCACTTTATCGCGAGGATTATAATGCATATACGAATTTAATTGAAATGTACTCGGAAAAAGTCAAAAATGACATGAGATACTCGACAAGTTATTGGAAGAGGTATGAAACGAAGGTCGCTGAAATATCAACTAAAATAAATGACGGATATTTGAAAAGCAACAATCAGAAGGACGGGGTAAAAAGCTACGGAAGAATGGTTGATTTGCTTCTTGCATATTTTTCGTAAGACTATGACCGTACAGTTGTGCATAATTTGGTTCAGAAAGGATAGACTACTTTAAAAATGAACTGAAGGGAGAAAAAACATGGCGCATATTGTTTGTACGGTATCAAACTGCTATTTTAACAAAAGAGAAGGGTGTACAGCTCCGAACTTGAACGTAGACGGAGAGAAAGCTAACGAGAGCAGGTTCACATGCTGTGAAACATTTATAGAACAAAAGCCTGGAGTCAGAAGTTCCGTTCATGAACCTAAAAGCGAAACGGATATTATGTGCAAGGCAGGAAACTGTGTGTACAATACAAATGAGAGATGCGAGGCATCCAGAGTAGTTGTGAACGGAAAAAATGCTCAGCATTCGGAGGAAACATGCTGCAGTACATTTAAAGATTAGAATAGAATTATTAAGGGTATAAAAGGAAGTGTCATCAATCCTAAAAGGATACGGCGCTTCCTTTTTTATTGTGTAGCTTTAATATTTGAAAGTAGTAATATGGGTATCAAGAAGTTGCTGGATTCAGGAACAAATTATAATGCGGTTCGTCTAAGTTAATATAACAGAGAAAGGTAAAAAGCCCTTAATAATAGAAAGGAGATATTATGAAAAATATACTTAGAAAATCAGCAGTGCTTATAATTGTTTTCATATTCAGCTTCAGCTTTGCCGCGTTTGCTTCAACCGAAGTTAATGTCTACGTAAATAACAAATATGTGGAATTCGATGTCAGTCCTGTGATAGAAAACGGCAGAACGCTGGTACCGCTAAGGGGAGTTTTTGAAAAAATCGGTGCAAAGGTTGACTGGAATAAAAGCTTATCAGAAGCGGTAATAAAGGACGATTACAACGAAATTGAAATGATTCTGGGTAAGGACAAAGTTATGGTCAACGGTGAAATCAGAACAATTGATGTTCCTACAAGAATGATAAACAGCAGGACATTTGTTCCTTTGAGATTTATAACTGAAAGCTTGGGTCATACGGTAAGTTGGGACGGCAACTCAAACTCAATATACATAACGACAAACGCTCCATCCGAAATTTCAAGAAGCATTGTATTGACAGTGGGATCAAAAGATAACCTTTTAGCGTTGCTTGAGTACAACTCAAGGCTTTTTGGTTATATAGGTCTTGAAAGCGGTATTGCCATAGATGATATAGTGGAAGATACAAACGAAAACACTGTTTCAAAAGAGGTCGGAACTTCGCAGGCTCCTATGGCTCCGGAAATGAATGATAGTTCAGATACAAATAATCAGGTGGACGGAGTGCAGGAAGGAGATATAATTAAAAATGACGGCAGATACATATTTATTAATACTGAAAGCGGTTTGAAAATAATTGACTCAGACCCTGATAATCCAAAGGTAGAAGCAGAAATAAATGTACCCGAAAACACGTACATCAGCGAAATATTTGCTGCCGGCGGAAAGCTGGCTGTAATCGGGGAGAACAATTATTTCCACACAATGAATTATAATAAATCAATGGAAGTAGGTTCTTTGATGATGCCGTATAGGTATTATGAAGACAGAGTAAATGTGTTGGTTTACAATATTGAAAATATCAGAAAGCCTGTTCTGGAAAAAGAATACCTTTTTGACGGAAATTATTTGTCGGGAAGAATGATAGAAGACAAATTATATTTAATAAGTACAAAGTATATAAATTACGGATATGACATGTACAGCAAAAGTGATGTCGAAATACCTATGCCGTATTATACAGATGTGCTGGCTGATTCAACATATGAATTTGATTATGATGAAATAAAGTATTTTCCCAATCACATTGAAGCAAGGTATATGTACACGGCGGGGATAGATTTGTCGGATAAATCTTCAAAGCCCGATGTAGATGTGTACCTGGGAGGCTCGGATTCCATTTATGTATCTAAAGACAATATGTATGCCGCCATAACGGATTATTCCTATGACGATTCAATTGAGCAGAAAGAATTATATAATCCGGTCTATACTTCCGGAACCGTAATTTATAAATTCAGCTTAAACAAAGGAAACGTAGATGTTGTATCGCAGGGCAGTGTACCGGGAACTATTATAAATCAATTTTCCATGGATGAGCACAACGGGATGTTCAGGATAGCTACTACCACAGGAGAAATGTGGAGGGGCACTTCTCAAAATAATGTTTATATATTGGATGAAAAGTTAAATGCTATCGGAAAATTAGAGGGATTAGCCCCGGGAGAAAAAATATATTCAACAAGATTTGCCGGAGACCGCATCTATATGGTTACATTTAAGCAGGTAGACCCGCTTTATGTTATAAATGCATCTGACTCTGCAAAACCTGTGGTCGAGGGAATGCTGAAAGTACCGGGCTATAGCACATATCTTCATGTAGTGGACGAGAATCATATTATTGGATTTGGTTACGACACAGAACAAAATTCAGGCGGAGTAACCACTAACGGAGGGTTAAAATTATCATTGTTCGATGTCACAGATGCAGATAAGCCGGCTGAACTGCAAACGGAAACGATCGGAAAAGCAGGCACATATTCTGAGATCCTGTATAATCATAAAGCGCTGATGTTTTCACTGAACAAGGGACTGATGACATTTCCTGTTACTGTTAACGGGGAAAACTATAAGACTGAATTTAACGGTGCATATATATACAATGTGAATAATAACGGCTTCAAGCTGAAAAATAAAATAAGCCATGAGACAGAAAATTCTTCATATGGCGGTTCAGAAATAAGAAGAGTTATATATATCGGAGACTACATATACAGTTTTTCATACAATGAGATGCAGATATATAACATTGGTACTGATAAAAAGGTCAACGAGCTAATAATTAAGTAATGGAAACATAATTTTACATAAGTGCAACAATGATTTATGCAAAATTAATTGTATTTCTTATTTATTGTTCAGCTTCCCAATATAAAAGGCGATGAGGTATTAAAGTTGATCAATATTTTGATATGTATATGCAGGTATAGTGTGGACAAAAACTAATTAACGTATTGTCAAACTTTGAGCAATATGTTATAATCGGACATGTTTGATTAAAAAATTATATACATAATTTGGAGGGTTTTATGAAAAAAACAGTATCATTAATTTTAGTAGTTTTGATGGTGGTATCACTATTCGGATGCGCCAGCCAGCCTGCAAATGAACCTGCTGCAGAAGCAGTTACATTAAACGGTACAGGCGAAGGCTTTGGTGGAGAAGTAACTGTTACAGTTACAAAAGAAGGAGATAAAATAACTGATGTTAAGGCAGTTGGAGATAGCGAAACAGCAGGTATAGGTTCAAATGCAATTGATGAACTTCCTGCAAAAATAGTTGAAGCTAATTCAGCCGATGTAGATGTTGTAGCGGGTGCTACGGTAACAAGTAATGCTATAATCTATGCGGTTAAAAACGCTTTGGATCCTGAAGCAAACCCATGGCCTATAGAAGCTGAAGAGCCTAAGGAAGAACCAGAGGAAGAGCCAAAAGAAGAGCAGCCTGTAGGAGAAGCAGGATCTATTTCAAAAATAGGCCTAGGCCAAGGTATTTCAATAGCTAAATCAAAAGACGCAACAGCTGATGCTACAGCTACAGCACAGGCAGACGTAACTATAGCTGCTGTAGGTTTTGATGCTGAAGGTAAGGTTGCCAGCGTAACAATTGATGTGGCTCAGACAAAAGTTGCTTTTGACGAAGATATGAAGGTTACTTCAGACAGAGAAGCTGAAGTTAAGACTAAAAAAGATATAGGCGCTGACTACGGAATGGTTAAAGCTTCAAGCATAGGCAAAGAATGGTATGAGCAGATAGAAGCT
Above is a window of Sedimentibacter sp. MB35-C1 DNA encoding:
- a CDS encoding DUF3810 domain-containing protein — encoded protein: MNKKVLITIFIAASVMLTACARLYDGFAEFYALRIYPFFAETVSFFTSKIKFSLAEFIIIALIAAGVAFLSVTVFRTASDKSMSHLKNFFVNTVLVVSVILFTFVLFCGINYHRYEFAYYSGLEIKESSEEELINLCKQLIKDANNLREGLDTGEQNTAKLFDENYYETAERAKISFDSLSQKYKVLEGNYPQPKLVTFSNVMSNMRITGMFFPFTFEANVNKNVPPYQLPSTMLHELVHLRGFMREDEANFISYLACMSSGYDDFAYSGTMLALSYSMNALYREDYNAYTNLIEMYSEKVKNDMRYSTSYWKRYETKVAEISTKINDGYLKSNNQKDGVKSYGRMVDLLLAYFS
- a CDS encoding DUF1540 domain-containing protein, which translates into the protein MAHIVCTVSNCYFNKREGCTAPNLNVDGEKANESRFTCCETFIEQKPGVRSSVHEPKSETDIMCKAGNCVYNTNERCEASRVVVNGKNAQHSEETCCSTFKD
- a CDS encoding beta-propeller domain-containing protein; the protein is MKNILRKSAVLIIVFIFSFSFAAFASTEVNVYVNNKYVEFDVSPVIENGRTLVPLRGVFEKIGAKVDWNKSLSEAVIKDDYNEIEMILGKDKVMVNGEIRTIDVPTRMINSRTFVPLRFITESLGHTVSWDGNSNSIYITTNAPSEISRSIVLTVGSKDNLLALLEYNSRLFGYIGLESGIAIDDIVEDTNENTVSKEVGTSQAPMAPEMNDSSDTNNQVDGVQEGDIIKNDGRYIFINTESGLKIIDSDPDNPKVEAEINVPENTYISEIFAAGGKLAVIGENNYFHTMNYNKSMEVGSLMMPYRYYEDRVNVLVYNIENIRKPVLEKEYLFDGNYLSGRMIEDKLYLISTKYINYGYDMYSKSDVEIPMPYYTDVLADSTYEFDYDEIKYFPNHIEARYMYTAGIDLSDKSSKPDVDVYLGGSDSIYVSKDNMYAAITDYSYDDSIEQKELYNPVYTSGTVIYKFSLNKGNVDVVSQGSVPGTIINQFSMDEHNGMFRIATTTGEMWRGTSQNNVYILDEKLNAIGKLEGLAPGEKIYSTRFAGDRIYMVTFKQVDPLYVINASDSAKPVVEGMLKVPGYSTYLHVVDENHIIGFGYDTEQNSGGVTTNGGLKLSLFDVTDADKPAELQTETIGKAGTYSEILYNHKALMFSLNKGLMTFPVTVNGENYKTEFNGAYIYNVNNNGFKLKNKISHETENSSYGGSEIRRVIYIGDYIYSFSYNEMQIYNIGTDKKVNELIIK
- a CDS encoding FMN-binding protein, translated to MKKTVSLILVVLMVVSLFGCASQPANEPAAEAVTLNGTGEGFGGEVTVTVTKEGDKITDVKAVGDSETAGIGSNAIDELPAKIVEANSADVDVVAGATVTSNAIIYAVKNALDPEANPWPIEAEEPKEEPEEEPKEEQPVGEAGSISKIGLGQGISIAKSKDATADATATAQADVTIAAVGFDAEGKVASVTIDVAQTKVAFDEDMKVTSDREAEVKTKKDIGADYGMVKASSIGKEWYEQIEALENWMIGKTVEEIAGLNVKVKDENHTAVPDVPELTSSVTISVESYIAAVEEAWEKAEDVAGAESVGLGIETHIGKSKDKSADELPMAQVDTYMTAVALDKDGKVAKSIVDVAQVRINYDDSGVLTSDKTAELKTKKEIGADYGMVKASSIGKEWFEQMEAFEEWMAGKTADEIAGLQVKERDASHTAVPDVPELTSSVTITVDGYQKIVAEAIENAR